One Skermanella pratensis genomic window, CTGCAGCCGGGAGGCAGGCGGGCGAGGTTGGGCGGGGCGCCGGGAATCGTCCGCAGGCGCTCGCCGCGCGACGCGCCGTGGACGGTCGAGGCAAGCAGGCCCTCGGTATAGGGATGCAGGCGCCGGCCGATCACGTCGCCGACGGGACCGGTCTCGATGAAGCGGCCGGCATACATGACCGCGACATGGTCGGCGATCTCGGCGGCGACGCCCATGTCGTGGGTCACGAAGATCACGGCCATGCCCATCTCGCGCTGGAGTTGGCGCAGCAGGACGAGAACCTGCATCTGGACGGTGGCGTCCAGCGCCGTCGTCGGCTCGTCGGCCAGCAGCAGGTCGGGCCGGCACGACAGCGCAAGCGCGATCATCGCCCGCTGCCGCATGCCGCCGGACATCTCGTGCGGATAGGCCTTCAGGCGGCGCGCCGCGGAAGGGATCTGGACCAGTTCCAGCAGTTCGAGGGCGCGCTTGTCGGCGTCCCGGTAGGATACGCCCTCGTGGCGGACCACCGTCTCGGCGATCTGGCGGCCGATCGTGTAGACCGGGTCGAAGGCCAGCATCGGTTCCTGGAAGATCATGCTGACGACGGAGCCGCGGACCTGCACCAGTTCGCGCTCGGAGAGGGACAGGATGTCGCGCCCCCCGATGCGGATGCCGCCTCCGTACCGCGTCCGCCGCGGCGGGTGAAGGCGCATCATGGCCTTCAGCGTGACGCTCTTGCCGGAACCGGATTCCCCCAGGATGGTCAGCACCTTGCCGCGCTCCAGGGTGAAGTCCACGCCGTTGACGGCGTTGATCTCCCCGTCGCCGCCCCTGAAGCGGACGGTCAGGCCTTCCACCGACACGAGGGGTGCTTCGGCTGGCGCCGTCCCGGGGGCGGCGTCCTGGCGCAGGGCTGCGGTCATGCTACGGCTCCGATCGGCTGGGGGGCGGCCCTCGTGTGGCCGGAGCCCGCGATTTCCATGTGGCAGGCGGCGGCGTGGCGTTCGGCGGGCCGGATGGTTTCCAGGTGGGGCTCCGTGCGGGCGCAGACATCCTCCGCGAAGGCGCAGCGGGTGCGGAAGCGGCAGCCGGACGGCGGGTTGATCGGATTGGGCGGGTCGCCGGTCAGGGCCGGCGCGGTCGTCCGGCGGGCCGGGTCCATGCTGGGCATGGAGGAGAGCAAGGCACGGGTGTAGGGATGGCGGGGGTCGCCGTAAATGGACTCGACCGTGCCGGTCTCGACCGCCTTTCCCAGGTACATGACCAGCACCCGGTCGCTGATGTACTGGACCACGTTGAGATCATGGGAGATGAAGATGTAGGTCAGGTTCATCTCACGCTTCAGGTCGTTCAGCAGGTTCAGGACCTGCGCCTCGACCGACTTGTCCAGGGCGGAGACGGCTTCGTCGAAGATGACCAGGCGGGGTTCCAGCGCCAGGGCGCGGGCGATGTTCACGCGCTGACGCTGGCCGCCCGACAGTTCGTGCGGGTAACGGCGGACGAACAGGTTGGGGTCGAGCCCGACCTTGGCGAGCAGGGCACGGGCGCGCTCCCGCGCCGCCTTTGCGGGCACACCATGGACCTTGGGGCCGAA contains:
- a CDS encoding ABC transporter ATP-binding protein; this encodes MTAALRQDAAPGTAPAEAPLVSVEGLTVRFRGGDGEINAVNGVDFTLERGKVLTILGESGSGKSVTLKAMMRLHPPRRTRYGGGIRIGGRDILSLSERELVQVRGSVVSMIFQEPMLAFDPVYTIGRQIAETVVRHEGVSYRDADKRALELLELVQIPSAARRLKAYPHEMSGGMRQRAMIALALSCRPDLLLADEPTTALDATVQMQVLVLLRQLQREMGMAVIFVTHDMGVAAEIADHVAVMYAGRFIETGPVGDVIGRRLHPYTEGLLASTVHGASRGERLRTIPGAPPNLARLPPGCSFAPRCRYVDARCRESDIPLFHPAPDHTARCLRIDRERS
- a CDS encoding ABC transporter ATP-binding protein codes for the protein MTAAISAPGSAQPLLLVKDLKKYFPILGGVLNRKVATVQAVDEISFEVARGETLGVVGESGCGKSTTARLLMRLIEPDAGDVIFDGEGVGEQHGISVRDMRRNMQMVFQDSYASLNPRLTIEESIAFGPKVHGVPAKAARERARALLAKVGLDPNLFVRRYPHELSGGQRQRVNIARALALEPRLVIFDEAVSALDKSVEAQVLNLLNDLKREMNLTYIFISHDLNVVQYISDRVLVMYLGKAVETGTVESIYGDPRHPYTRALLSSMPSMDPARRTTAPALTGDPPNPINPPSGCRFRTRCAFAEDVCARTEPHLETIRPAERHAAACHMEIAGSGHTRAAPQPIGAVA